A window from Saprospiraceae bacterium encodes these proteins:
- a CDS encoding N(4)-(beta-N-acetylglucosaminyl)-L-asparaginase: MSSNRRKFLKQSAIVLPSIALLASCDNKAATKETKKPIVVSTWDSGLMVNKVAWEIMKTGGKAIDAVEKGANEIENSINCCVGLGGNPDRDGRVTLDACIMDEKYNCGSVAFLEKIKNPISVARKIMEKTPHVMLVGQGAYQFAIENGFTSENGELSADAKKEYEKWLVKSEYKPVMNIEQQQSKAFQTQTAPAKLDNGDTNHDTMGIVALDKNGDLSGSCTTSGMGFKMRGRVGDSPIIGGGLYVDNEVGAATSSGQGEEVIRICGTHLVVELMRQGNSPENACKIAVERLIKINPEKAKNFQVGFLALNKYGEHGAYSIQPGFVYSVTDGDDGGKVIKSKSHFS, translated from the coding sequence ATGTCTTCAAACCGCAGAAAGTTTTTAAAACAAAGCGCTATTGTGTTGCCATCCATTGCATTACTAGCTTCATGTGACAATAAGGCGGCCACAAAAGAAACCAAAAAACCTATTGTAGTTTCTACTTGGGATAGTGGTCTGATGGTCAATAAAGTAGCTTGGGAGATCATGAAGACAGGTGGAAAAGCCATAGATGCTGTAGAAAAAGGTGCGAATGAGATAGAAAATTCTATCAATTGCTGTGTTGGCCTTGGAGGCAACCCTGATCGTGATGGCAGGGTCACACTTGATGCATGTATCATGGATGAAAAATACAATTGTGGCAGTGTTGCTTTTTTGGAAAAAATTAAAAATCCCATAAGTGTTGCCAGAAAGATCATGGAGAAAACCCCTCACGTCATGCTTGTCGGGCAGGGTGCATACCAATTTGCCATAGAAAATGGATTTACATCTGAAAATGGTGAGCTTTCAGCAGATGCAAAAAAAGAGTATGAAAAGTGGCTTGTAAAATCAGAATACAAGCCTGTCATGAATATAGAACAACAACAATCCAAAGCTTTCCAAACACAAACTGCGCCGGCAAAACTTGATAACGGAGACACCAATCATGACACCATGGGCATAGTAGCATTGGATAAAAACGGAGATTTGTCAGGATCCTGCACTACAAGTGGGATGGGATTTAAAATGCGCGGCAGAGTAGGTGATTCGCCCATCATCGGCGGTGGTTTGTACGTTGATAATGAAGTAGGGGCTGCAACGTCTTCCGGTCAGGGAGAAGAAGTGATCCGTATCTGCGGTACCCACCTTGTAGTAGAGCTGATGCGGCAAGGCAATAGTCCAGAAAATGCTTGTAAAATTGCTGTAGAAAGACTCATCAAAATCAATCCGGAAAAGGCAAAAAACTTTCAGGTAGGTTTCCTGGCACTCAACAAGTATGGTGAGCATGGGGCTTATTCTATTCAGCCTGGATTTGTATATTCAGTGACAGATGGAGATGATGGAGGCAAAGTTATTAAATCAAAGTCACACTTTAGCTGA
- a CDS encoding ABC transporter ATP-binding protein, whose protein sequence is MKISNLRIDFFSNGREIPILKDINFELEENSILGITGESGSGKSMTALSILNLHDPTDGLKISGSINFNGSELLSLSEKEYATIRGNKISIIFQNPDAALNPVIKCGKQIEEILKIHQPKASKATLNLKCIDLLQSVGFDDFEHILNAYPFELSGGQQQRIVIAIAIANQPDIIIADEPTSNLDASTSSEIINLLLDIKKRNKCSLIFISHDVRLLSKISNQIVLIKDGLIVDDISNQNGIAAPFQDYVESYFKMTLPVKTQITKIESIEPFIVLKQICKSYNSGWWFSKKNTSVILREISFSVNKGAVLGVIGKTGSGKSTLAKILAGVIDATNGSVLVNDTPVNVDVFKQNKALRRSVQLVQQDSYHAFNPLYSVSDILSEVIDQYRLAPAEEDKKELIKKTLVEFGLPEETLTKLPSQLSGGQRQRLAIARALLLSPSVIIFDESLSALDMGNQIKILTLIEELRNKYQFTTIFISHDPMLIKYISDEVIVLDSGRIIEQGGATEIFENPKHSITKQLITTYA, encoded by the coding sequence TTGAAAATTTCAAACCTAAGAATTGATTTTTTTTCAAATGGAAGAGAAATTCCGATTTTGAAAGATATTAATTTTGAATTGGAAGAAAATTCAATACTGGGGATTACCGGAGAGTCAGGAAGCGGCAAGTCCATGACGGCTCTTTCCATTTTAAACCTACATGATCCAACTGATGGATTGAAAATTTCCGGTTCAATAAATTTTAATGGAAGTGAATTGTTAAGCTTATCCGAAAAGGAGTATGCTACTATCAGAGGCAATAAGATTTCGATCATATTCCAAAATCCGGATGCTGCCTTGAATCCTGTAATAAAATGTGGTAAACAAATCGAGGAAATATTAAAAATCCACCAACCTAAAGCTTCTAAAGCAACATTAAACCTAAAATGCATAGATTTACTTCAAAGTGTAGGATTTGATGATTTTGAACACATTTTGAATGCTTACCCTTTTGAACTTTCGGGAGGTCAGCAGCAAAGAATTGTGATAGCCATAGCCATAGCCAATCAACCTGATATCATCATTGCTGATGAACCAACTTCAAATCTCGATGCCTCTACTTCATCAGAAATTATAAACTTACTGCTTGATATCAAAAAAAGAAATAAGTGTTCTCTGATTTTTATTTCTCATGATGTCAGATTATTGAGTAAAATTTCTAATCAAATAGTACTGATAAAGGATGGGCTGATCGTTGATGACATTTCCAATCAAAACGGAATCGCTGCTCCATTCCAAGATTATGTGGAGTCATATTTTAAAATGACACTGCCAGTAAAAACACAAATAACCAAAATTGAATCCATTGAGCCCTTCATAGTGCTCAAACAAATATGTAAATCATACAACTCCGGTTGGTGGTTTTCGAAAAAAAATACATCAGTAATTTTACGGGAAATCAGTTTTTCTGTAAATAAAGGAGCAGTACTGGGTGTTATTGGAAAAACGGGCAGTGGCAAATCAACCTTAGCTAAAATTCTGGCAGGAGTTATTGATGCTACTAATGGAAGTGTTTTAGTAAATGATACCCCGGTCAATGTTGATGTCTTTAAACAAAATAAAGCATTGAGAAGATCAGTACAACTTGTTCAACAAGATTCGTACCATGCTTTTAATCCTTTGTACTCTGTCAGTGATATTTTATCAGAAGTGATTGATCAATACAGACTTGCACCTGCTGAAGAAGACAAAAAAGAACTCATTAAGAAAACGTTGGTTGAATTTGGGCTTCCTGAAGAAACTCTTACAAAACTCCCATCACAGCTTTCCGGTGGGCAGAGACAACGGCTGGCAATAGCGAGAGCATTACTCCTCAGTCCCTCGGTCATCATATTTGACGAATCACTTTCAGCCCTTGATATGGGAAATCAAATTAAAATCCTTACCTTAATAGAGGAACTAAGGAATAAATATCAATTTACTACTATTTTTATTTCTCACGATCCGATGCTTATTAAATATATAAGCGATGAAGTGATAGTGTTGGATAGTGGTCGGATAATAGAGCAGGGTGGTGCGACTGAAATTTTCGAAAATCCCAAACATAGCATTACCAAACAACTTATCACCACCTATGCTTAG